In the Paenibacillus sp. FSL H7-0357 genome, one interval contains:
- a CDS encoding histidine phosphatase family protein has protein sequence MNIGKGGGADCELSAIGYWQAEQIPSFFRNIKVKVIYCSPLRRAILSALPLARFCNLPVILVPEMSEMFLEPWTYYRDYEWQSCVQIESGYQNVRFIHTHDESKRWWPVWPEVPSSVRVRVQSFYDAHIAPELGTDEHIVVFGHGQSTADLKQIANPGDLIPVYNAGIVQFVMNAAGKCESAVVHTEHLGVHVSD, from the coding sequence ATGAATATCGGGAAAGGGGGAGGTGCGGATTGTGAGCTGTCCGCTATAGGTTATTGGCAAGCCGAACAAATCCCATCCTTCTTCCGGAACATTAAAGTTAAGGTCATTTATTGTAGTCCACTTCGAAGAGCGATTTTATCAGCATTGCCTCTTGCGCGGTTCTGTAATTTGCCGGTAATTCTTGTTCCTGAAATGTCAGAGATGTTCCTGGAGCCTTGGACGTATTATCGGGATTACGAGTGGCAGAGTTGCGTTCAAATTGAAAGCGGTTACCAAAACGTGCGATTCATACATACACATGATGAAAGCAAGCGATGGTGGCCGGTATGGCCGGAAGTACCGAGCTCAGTCAGAGTAAGAGTTCAGTCCTTCTACGATGCTCATATTGCTCCGGAACTTGGGACGGACGAACATATTGTCGTATTTGGGCATGGGCAGTCCACAGCGGACTTGAAACAAATCGCCAACCCTGGCGACCTCATCCCAGTCTACAATGCGGGAATCGTACAGTTCGTTATGAATGCTGCTGGTAAATGCGAGTCTGCCGTAGTCCATACAGAGCATCTTGGGGTTCATGTGTCTGATTAA
- a CDS encoding sugar ABC transporter substrate-binding protein yields the protein MEFKKATLLLTALITAFSVSACSSNKDNTPTSSASPAAANNTQGAAENVGEEGLAPEAGAKLVVWEAKDEKPFLDAIAKEFTAKYNIPVEFQEVPSTEQRKKLKTDGPAGLGADVLVMPHNTLGDAVASGIVLPNDFYSEDTVANYPEKLVDAVSLDGMIYGYPRNVETYLLYYNKSLVKEEDLASWDNIIKFAKGYNDVANNKFGFMWQVTDFYYNYSWIAGSGGYVFGANGTDPTDIGLNNDGAVEGMKFFQSLREALPIKGVDATADVKTNLFQTGKLPINMDGVSQLSNFTTEKLGFEVGAVPLPPMPNGKAPISFSGVKAYYVSSFSQYPNAAKLFIHFATSEAAAKKNFELTGLIPARNGMDSDPAIANNEVAKAFTEQIKNSQPMPNILPATQIWGPSTASLELIWDGADVKETLDKSVADIKAGIEQQGKK from the coding sequence ATGGAATTCAAAAAAGCAACATTACTGTTGACAGCACTTATTACAGCTTTTTCTGTTAGTGCATGTTCATCTAATAAAGACAATACGCCGACGTCAAGCGCAAGTCCTGCTGCTGCAAACAATACTCAAGGAGCTGCAGAAAACGTGGGGGAAGAGGGGCTTGCTCCTGAAGCAGGCGCAAAGTTAGTAGTCTGGGAAGCTAAAGATGAGAAACCTTTCCTTGATGCGATTGCAAAAGAGTTTACAGCTAAATACAATATCCCGGTTGAATTCCAGGAAGTACCGTCAACGGAGCAACGTAAAAAATTGAAAACTGACGGCCCTGCAGGACTGGGCGCTGACGTTCTGGTTATGCCTCATAATACGCTTGGTGATGCAGTTGCTTCCGGGATTGTCCTTCCTAACGATTTCTACTCAGAAGATACAGTGGCTAATTATCCTGAAAAATTAGTTGATGCCGTATCACTGGACGGTATGATCTATGGTTACCCTCGTAACGTAGAAACGTACCTCTTGTACTACAATAAGAGCCTCGTGAAAGAGGAAGATCTCGCATCATGGGACAACATTATCAAATTTGCCAAGGGCTATAATGACGTAGCGAATAACAAGTTCGGCTTTATGTGGCAAGTGACCGATTTCTACTATAACTATTCATGGATTGCCGGAAGCGGCGGGTATGTTTTTGGTGCTAACGGCACAGATCCAACCGATATTGGTTTGAACAATGATGGAGCTGTTGAAGGCATGAAGTTTTTCCAAAGCCTGCGTGAGGCGCTGCCGATTAAAGGTGTAGATGCTACCGCAGACGTAAAAACGAACCTGTTCCAAACCGGTAAGCTGCCAATCAATATGGATGGCGTTTCCCAATTGAGCAACTTTACAACTGAAAAACTTGGATTTGAAGTAGGAGCTGTTCCGCTTCCTCCTATGCCAAATGGTAAAGCACCGATTAGCTTCTCAGGCGTTAAAGCCTATTATGTAAGCTCTTTCAGCCAATACCCTAACGCTGCGAAACTCTTCATTCATTTTGCCACTTCTGAAGCTGCTGCGAAGAAAAACTTTGAATTGACGGGTCTCATTCCTGCACGCAACGGCATGGATTCGGATCCGGCTATTGCAAACAATGAAGTTGCAAAGGCCTTCACCGAACAAATTAAAAACTCCCAGCCAATGCCGAACATTCTGCCTGCAACTCAAATTTGGGGACCATCGACTGCTTCACTGGAATTGATTTGGGATGGCGCAGATGTGAAGGAGACTTTAGACAAGTCTGTTGCTGATATTAAGGCCGGTATCGAACAACAAGGAAAGAAATAG
- a CDS encoding sugar ABC transporter permease — MNQKRKTATILSVLAMGLGQIYNRQYIKGILMLLLYGCGLYYIIFNLKEALWGIFTLGENAQHLELVGKIYKMVPGDHSIFLIVQALIVLFGLIVFVYMYIANIKDAYKTGKSREQGITPHTFIETVHYINQHKFPQFIIALPLVFVLFFTVLPLVFSVMIAFTNYSSPKHLPPANLIDWIGFDAFKELFTLSKWAKTFYGVFTWNVIWAILATLSTFFGGFAVALLVQNSRTRLKPLWRTIYILPFAIPSFVSYLVMRNMFNSQFGPINQYLKWFGIQGPSWLSDPTWAKATVLLVNLWHGYPISMLLIIGILTTISKELYQAADVDGASAFQQFKMITFPSVMFSLSPILIGMFAGNVNSFSAIFLLTNGNPANSEYQFAGSTDILITWLYNLTMNQGNYNFASVIGIIIFVILATLSIWNVRRTRSFTEEEIN, encoded by the coding sequence ATGAACCAGAAAAGGAAGACGGCTACAATTCTCTCCGTTCTAGCAATGGGTTTAGGGCAAATCTATAATCGCCAATACATAAAGGGAATTCTGATGCTCCTATTATATGGTTGTGGATTATATTACATTATCTTTAACCTGAAAGAAGCATTATGGGGGATCTTTACCCTTGGAGAGAATGCGCAGCACTTAGAGCTTGTCGGTAAAATATATAAGATGGTTCCCGGAGATCATTCGATTTTCCTTATTGTTCAGGCCTTGATTGTCTTATTCGGACTTATTGTCTTTGTTTATATGTACATTGCGAACATTAAAGATGCATATAAAACAGGGAAGTCCCGTGAACAAGGGATTACACCCCATACATTCATAGAAACGGTACATTATATTAATCAGCATAAATTTCCACAGTTCATTATTGCTCTCCCGCTTGTATTTGTATTGTTCTTCACTGTCTTGCCTCTAGTATTCTCGGTAATGATTGCTTTTACGAATTACTCTTCGCCAAAGCATCTGCCTCCAGCCAATTTGATAGACTGGATTGGCTTCGATGCCTTTAAAGAACTGTTTACGTTAAGCAAATGGGCCAAGACATTTTATGGAGTATTCACTTGGAATGTCATCTGGGCAATACTTGCAACGCTATCCACATTTTTCGGGGGTTTTGCGGTAGCGCTGCTTGTACAGAATTCGCGTACCCGCCTGAAGCCTTTATGGCGCACAATCTATATCCTGCCATTTGCAATTCCGAGCTTTGTCTCCTATTTGGTTATGCGCAACATGTTTAACTCCCAGTTTGGTCCTATTAACCAGTATCTGAAATGGTTTGGTATACAGGGCCCGTCGTGGCTCTCGGATCCAACTTGGGCCAAGGCAACGGTTCTGCTGGTTAATCTATGGCATGGTTATCCTATATCTATGCTGCTCATTATCGGGATTCTGACCACCATCTCCAAAGAGCTGTATCAGGCTGCGGATGTTGATGGAGCATCGGCATTTCAGCAGTTCAAAATGATCACCTTCCCAAGTGTCATGTTCTCGTTATCTCCGATTCTGATTGGTATGTTCGCTGGCAACGTGAACAGCTTCAGCGCTATATTCCTGTTGACTAACGGTAATCCGGCCAATAGTGAATATCAATTTGCAGGAAGCACGGACATTCTGATCACATGGTTGTATAACTTGACGATGAACCAAGGAAATTACAATTTCGCTTCCGTAATTGGAATCATTATATTTGTCATTCTGGCGACCTTGTCCATTTGGAATGTGCGTCGGACACGTTCGTTTACAGAGGAGGAGATTAACTGA